From a region of the Acidobacteriota bacterium genome:
- a CDS encoding class I SAM-dependent methyltransferase, whose translation MSSSAPTGGASPPTAIDLSGVPETALWPLWNRAMDMSRADRLVEDPMAAELVDRIDYDFRGHFGRPSAFHSIRARVGDDLIRDYLSRTQDEPVVVGLGEGLDHQLWRIDDQRVRWITVDLPELIHVRQRLLPSHPRASLVAGSALDPAWMGTVPAGAPPFITAGGVLMYFTENDVRALLSRIAERFPGAEIFFDAIPPFASRRTLNGAKVTKLYTAPPMPWGISVDDLPGFLRSIPNLDPVTVQTYADPFPHRLRFYWLLSFIPPVRRTFAGSLAHARVLTS comes from the coding sequence GTGAGTAGCTCGGCCCCGACCGGCGGAGCGTCACCCCCAACCGCGATCGACCTGTCCGGCGTGCCGGAGACGGCGCTCTGGCCGCTCTGGAATCGCGCGATGGATATGTCGCGCGCCGACCGCCTGGTCGAAGACCCGATGGCGGCGGAGCTCGTGGACCGCATTGACTACGACTTCAGGGGGCATTTCGGGCGGCCGAGCGCGTTTCATTCGATTCGCGCGCGCGTGGGCGACGATCTGATTCGCGACTACCTTTCCCGGACCCAAGACGAACCGGTTGTCGTTGGGCTTGGTGAAGGACTGGACCACCAGCTCTGGAGAATCGACGACCAGCGTGTACGCTGGATCACCGTGGATCTGCCCGAGCTGATCCACGTGCGCCAGCGACTCCTGCCGTCACATCCGCGCGCTTCGCTGGTTGCCGGATCCGCGCTCGATCCGGCCTGGATGGGCACCGTCCCGGCCGGCGCGCCACCGTTCATCACGGCAGGGGGGGTGTTGATGTACTTCACCGAGAACGACGTGCGTGCGCTACTCAGCCGCATCGCCGAGCGCTTTCCCGGAGCGGAGATCTTCTTCGACGCAATCCCGCCGTTCGCTTCCCGGCGCACCCTCAACGGAGCGAAAGTCACCAAGCTCTACACCGCGCCGCCGATGCCCTGGGGCATTAGCGTCGACGACCTTCCGGGCTTCCTCAGGTCGATTCCGAACCTTGACCCGGTCACCGTGCAGACTTACGCGGATCCCTTCCCCCACCGGCTACGCTTCTATTGGCTCCTGTCGTTCATTCCGCCGGTGCGCCGGACCTTCGCTGGCAGTCTGGCCCACGCACGGGTCCTGACGTCCTGA
- a CDS encoding ABC transporter permease — translation MTLLRFVTAEAWYELRAGCRGPLIPIVFVGLIGYVILILLNADYLRDLGATDVPRNSPHLIYLMVSGQAVWILFVWAWVFGQVIVRDQTAGLHEVVLSAPVSLAALLTGRYLGALVLASLLPLATAMGFLLVPLLGAVGLIPADTVGPPPYFAIGHSLLIFTVPSAIGLGALFLCAAIWARGVAGPFALAAVLMLIWMVAMVAVRGGDGSPVVATLLDPSAYAEAEEQTNLWTPREKAVGVMQMTTPLLANRLIWTLPPLLVLGLVLRRVDRERLALERAPAVRGPGGDAYQKGAAGPDSDTPRLGVPGRPSWLGATWSEAAWHFGLSFRGWGTPLALVMLATLGVGGAFVHVVLHADGPMLPRPDLIDPLMVEFFYLIIAFMVAAFVGVMARRDDRPGYGEIADATPAPLGSRVAGRALAAAAVTSLFALTPAVSVWIVSALVVPDSFSLVDPPLHFGLVLAPAALELCALVLLAHALIRHAGAAHAAAIICAFFIVINHELSVTSYPPVEIGVPADITLSEFSGWAPWLGYVLTADLFKLAVAAAIIALAWLAWPRGTALTVPVRWRAGVGRVAGGAGALGTAAVLLAIGLHTVLYEQLVTLGGYQSAAAATADDAAWETRWWTAASPFSVAGGEVDIAVDPAGRVATAHWRLDDVRSLSGTLHGSLPDGAEIRAATVNGREASVTVAFDHFALPLDACDPAANNCTVELAVAARGEGWSAEGETPWLHPSGVWLRAADLLPTLGHDADRLVRAPQERRTNGLDPVPGDSPSDALASAAGVAPAGDWRWTVTFAAESNDPPRSAGTQTTTSGSTRGPLDFAAAWWPGSPLETTRDDVIALHGPTRTSDVDGVLDDVTAMRACVASTLGRTPVVRTVLQAPRERGATALYGDLLWLPEHEGWDIAGEAFGRWQRRATIAAALAARQIADGANLRKEPGEDWLRVGVPGWVGLECVRQEDGVDSWLALQERASDQIVEAFGALDAPAIGVAAAGDAPWVREYTPLATVGWVESVGDSEAVEAVDAVVAGVRAGAPLADALTDVVGAATAEALLGPPASSDVLVAQADRTLNIGGQRWLWRDGGWEPLSTSIHVTQRFDDGSDSRRIGPVPTTVDPDAPFTLIDAWPSFERTPTDNVWRGGGND, via the coding sequence ATGACGCTGCTTCGCTTCGTTACGGCGGAAGCGTGGTACGAGTTGCGCGCCGGCTGCCGGGGCCCGCTCATCCCGATCGTGTTTGTCGGGTTGATTGGCTATGTGATCCTGATCCTGCTGAACGCGGACTATCTGCGTGACCTGGGGGCGACCGACGTGCCCCGCAACAGCCCTCACCTGATCTACCTGATGGTGAGCGGACAAGCGGTCTGGATTCTGTTCGTCTGGGCCTGGGTTTTCGGGCAGGTGATCGTCCGCGACCAGACCGCCGGTCTGCACGAAGTGGTGCTGTCGGCGCCGGTTTCTCTTGCGGCGCTGCTCACGGGCCGTTACCTCGGCGCGCTGGTCCTCGCCAGCCTGCTGCCCCTTGCCACAGCAATGGGCTTCCTGCTCGTCCCACTCCTCGGCGCCGTCGGACTGATCCCCGCGGACACGGTGGGGCCGCCACCGTATTTCGCCATCGGTCACTCGCTTCTCATCTTTACCGTGCCTTCCGCCATCGGGCTGGGCGCCCTCTTCCTCTGCGCGGCGATCTGGGCCCGTGGAGTCGCGGGGCCGTTCGCACTCGCGGCAGTGCTGATGCTGATCTGGATGGTGGCAATGGTCGCGGTGCGCGGCGGCGACGGGAGCCCGGTGGTGGCGACGCTCCTCGATCCGTCCGCGTACGCCGAGGCGGAAGAGCAGACCAACCTCTGGACGCCGCGCGAGAAGGCAGTCGGCGTCATGCAGATGACGACCCCGCTGTTGGCTAACCGTTTGATCTGGACGTTGCCGCCTCTGCTCGTGCTGGGTCTCGTGCTGCGCCGCGTGGACCGCGAGCGGCTGGCGCTCGAACGGGCGCCCGCGGTGCGGGGACCGGGCGGAGACGCGTACCAGAAGGGAGCGGCGGGCCCGGATTCCGACACCCCACGGCTCGGCGTCCCGGGCCGGCCGTCGTGGCTCGGCGCCACGTGGAGCGAAGCGGCCTGGCACTTCGGCCTCTCGTTCCGCGGCTGGGGGACGCCCCTCGCCCTGGTCATGCTGGCGACGTTGGGAGTGGGCGGTGCGTTCGTCCATGTCGTCCTCCACGCCGACGGACCCATGCTCCCCCGCCCCGATCTCATCGATCCGTTGATGGTCGAGTTCTTCTACCTGATTATCGCGTTCATGGTGGCCGCGTTCGTCGGCGTCATGGCGCGCCGGGACGACCGTCCCGGCTACGGCGAGATCGCCGACGCCACTCCGGCCCCGCTTGGCAGCCGTGTGGCGGGCCGTGCGCTCGCCGCCGCTGCGGTCACCTCCCTGTTCGCCCTGACGCCTGCGGTCTCCGTGTGGATCGTGAGCGCCCTCGTGGTCCCTGACTCCTTCAGCCTGGTCGACCCGCCGCTCCACTTCGGCCTCGTGCTCGCGCCGGCGGCGCTGGAACTGTGCGCGCTGGTGCTGCTTGCGCACGCGCTGATTCGCCACGCCGGCGCCGCGCACGCGGCCGCCATCATCTGCGCGTTCTTCATCGTGATCAATCATGAACTGAGCGTGACGAGTTATCCGCCGGTGGAAATCGGCGTACCGGCGGACATCACGCTGTCGGAGTTCTCCGGCTGGGCGCCCTGGCTGGGCTACGTACTAACCGCCGACCTTTTCAAGCTGGCCGTCGCCGCCGCGATCATTGCGCTGGCCTGGCTCGCGTGGCCGCGCGGCACCGCGCTTACGGTACCCGTCCGCTGGCGCGCCGGCGTGGGTAGGGTGGCGGGCGGCGCCGGCGCGCTGGGAACAGCCGCCGTCCTGCTGGCGATAGGACTCCACACCGTGTTGTACGAACAGCTCGTGACGCTGGGCGGGTACCAATCCGCGGCGGCGGCGACGGCGGACGACGCAGCCTGGGAGACGCGCTGGTGGACCGCCGCATCACCGTTCTCGGTGGCGGGTGGAGAAGTGGACATAGCGGTCGATCCAGCCGGGCGCGTTGCGACGGCGCACTGGCGGCTCGACGATGTCCGGTCGCTTTCGGGCACCCTGCACGGTTCGCTGCCGGACGGCGCCGAAATCCGCGCCGCAACGGTGAACGGTCGCGAGGCGTCGGTGACGGTCGCATTCGACCACTTCGCGCTGCCGCTCGACGCTTGCGATCCTGCGGCCAATAACTGCACGGTGGAACTGGCAGTCGCCGCCCGCGGCGAAGGCTGGTCGGCCGAGGGAGAAACCCCCTGGCTGCACCCCTCTGGTGTGTGGCTCCGCGCCGCCGACCTGCTGCCGACGCTTGGCCACGATGCCGATCGGTTGGTGCGCGCGCCCCAGGAACGCCGGACGAACGGCCTGGACCCTGTCCCCGGCGACTCTCCGTCCGACGCGCTGGCGTCGGCAGCCGGAGTGGCGCCGGCGGGCGACTGGCGCTGGACGGTGACCTTTGCCGCGGAGAGCAACGACCCGCCTCGTTCGGCGGGCACGCAGACCACGACGTCGGGCAGCACGCGCGGCCCCCTGGACTTCGCCGCCGCGTGGTGGCCGGGTTCGCCGTTGGAAACCACCCGCGATGACGTGATCGCACTGCACGGGCCGACCCGTACAAGCGACGTGGACGGCGTTCTCGACGACGTGACGGCGATGCGCGCCTGCGTCGCCTCCACCCTCGGGCGTACGCCGGTCGTGCGCACGGTGCTGCAGGCCCCGCGCGAGCGCGGGGCGACCGCCCTCTACGGCGACCTGCTGTGGCTGCCCGAGCACGAGGGGTGGGACATCGCGGGAGAGGCCTTCGGCCGTTGGCAGCGCCGCGCGACGATCGCTGCCGCGCTGGCGGCGCGCCAGATAGCCGACGGAGCCAATCTCCGAAAGGAGCCCGGCGAGGACTGGCTGCGAGTCGGCGTCCCCGGCTGGGTCGGCCTGGAATGCGTCCGGCAAGAGGACGGGGTCGACTCCTGGCTCGCCCTGCAGGAGCGCGCCAGCGACCAGATCGTCGAGGCGTTCGGCGCGCTGGACGCTCCCGCCATTGGCGTCGCGGCGGCCGGTGACGCGCCGTGGGTACGGGAGTACACGCCGCTGGCGACGGTTGGCTGGGTCGAATCTGTCGGGGACTCCGAGGCGGTTGAGGCGGTCGACGCGGTGGTCGCAGGGGTTCGGGCCGGGGCGCCGCTGGCCGACGCCCTGACGGACGTCGTCGGCGCCGCTACCGCCGAGGCGCTCCTCGGACCGCCCGCATCCTCGGACGTCCTGGTCGCGCAGGCGGACCGCACGCTCAACATAGGGGGCCAGCGCTGGCTCTGGCGGGACGGCGGCTGGGAGCCGCTTTCGACATCCATCCACGTGACGCAGCGCTTCGACGACGGCAGCGACAGCCGGCGGATCGGTCCGGTGCCGACGACGGTGGACCCGGACGCTCCGTTCACGCTGATCGACGCCTGGCCCTCATTCGAGCGGACACCGACCGACAACGTCTGGCGGGGCGGGGGAAACGACTGA
- a CDS encoding efflux RND transporter permease subunit — protein sequence MDKGAIAWFARNPVAANLMMVLIIVSGIIAATSVKEEVMPELELDWISIQVPYLGAAPEEVEEGVVIRVEEAIQGIDGIKAIQSTASEGSASVMAELELGADARRVADEIKNNVDAITTFPIETEEPIIRELLVRSRVTGIAISGAADVFALKALAERVRDELVALPEITQIEVVSAPPYEISIEVSEADLRRHGMTFDQVANAVRRSSLDLPGGSVRTDGGEILLRTIGQAYRGAEYEDLVLWTRPDGSRLRLGDVATVVDGFAETDQHARFDYEPMVLVTVFRTGEQSALEISEAVEHYVDSAQTRLPEGVSLTIWLNEAEVLTDRLGFMLRTGASGFVLVFLVLALFLELRLAFWVSLGIPISFLGAIALMPGLDVSANVISLFAFTLVLGIVVDDAIIVGENIYRHQEEHGKGLRGSIEGAREIAKPVIFAVLTTVAAFMPMMFVPGMMGKVFRVIPFVVIPCLLFSLLESLGILPAHLSHIPRRGRAGPWRRFQSLFSNGLKLFVSKVYTPVLETALQWRYVTVAVGLSTLILTGGLVLGGLLNFQFFPSIETDFMTARVTLPQGTPVEVTNRAVARLEESAARVRTQLQQETGIDYVRHVSATIGDQPLVGAGDVPTGPTESLAGSNVGEVTVELLPAETRTFTSEQLGNLWRDATGPIPEAVEVNYSMSIMDPGDDVDVQLAGSDIDQLRAAADAVKARLAEYAGLYEISDSFRAGKEEMQLGIKPAAETLGLTLQDLGRQVRQAFYGEEAQRIQRGRDDIRVMVRYPQDDRRSLGNLEDMRIRTPNGGEVPFSQVAEVQPGRGFASIKRIDRNRAVNVTATIDPATTSAAAVIADLESRVLPEVLAGYPGVFYTFEGAQAEQTETVGGLQRGFILAVLMIFALLAIPLRSYVQPLIIMAAIPFGLVGAIWGHIVMGLDVTMMSMFGLVALTGVVVNDSLVMVDFINRARSVHTDVGRRVRAAGGNQPDRHEFESSGLQLAIREAGSNRFRPILLTSLTTFFGLAPLMMERSVQAAFLVPMAVSLAFGVLFATFITLILVPVAYLILDDLQRLLRRVFRSREPVEPLPSSTAVPQGAGGST from the coding sequence ATGGACAAGGGTGCTATCGCCTGGTTCGCGCGGAATCCGGTGGCGGCGAACCTGATGATGGTCCTCATCATCGTGAGCGGCATCATCGCTGCCACCTCGGTCAAGGAAGAGGTCATGCCGGAGCTCGAGCTCGACTGGATCAGCATCCAGGTGCCCTACCTGGGCGCGGCGCCGGAAGAGGTCGAGGAAGGTGTCGTCATCCGCGTCGAAGAGGCTATCCAGGGTATCGACGGCATCAAGGCGATCCAGTCCACCGCATCAGAGGGCAGCGCGTCGGTCATGGCCGAGCTCGAGCTCGGCGCGGACGCCCGCCGCGTGGCGGACGAAATCAAGAACAACGTCGACGCGATAACGACGTTCCCGATCGAGACGGAGGAGCCCATCATCCGGGAGCTGCTCGTCCGCAGCCGGGTCACCGGCATCGCCATCTCCGGCGCCGCCGACGTGTTCGCCCTGAAGGCGCTGGCCGAGCGGGTGCGCGACGAGTTGGTCGCACTGCCGGAAATCACGCAGATCGAGGTGGTGAGCGCGCCCCCGTACGAGATCTCAATCGAAGTCTCCGAGGCCGACCTGCGGAGGCACGGCATGACCTTCGATCAGGTCGCCAACGCCGTGCGCCGATCGTCACTGGACCTGCCCGGCGGATCGGTCCGCACCGACGGCGGCGAAATCCTGCTGCGCACGATCGGCCAGGCCTATCGCGGCGCCGAGTACGAGGACCTCGTGCTCTGGACCCGGCCCGACGGCAGCCGACTGCGGCTCGGTGACGTGGCGACGGTGGTCGATGGCTTCGCCGAGACCGATCAGCACGCTCGCTTCGACTACGAGCCGATGGTGCTCGTGACGGTGTTCCGGACCGGTGAGCAGAGCGCTCTCGAAATCTCGGAGGCGGTCGAACACTATGTCGATAGTGCGCAGACCCGGCTGCCGGAAGGTGTTTCCCTGACGATCTGGCTGAACGAGGCGGAAGTGCTGACCGACCGCCTGGGCTTCATGCTGCGCACCGGGGCCAGCGGCTTCGTGCTGGTCTTCCTCGTGCTGGCCCTCTTCCTGGAACTGCGGCTCGCATTCTGGGTCAGCCTCGGCATCCCGATCTCGTTCCTCGGGGCGATCGCCCTGATGCCCGGGCTCGACGTCTCGGCCAACGTCATCTCGCTGTTCGCCTTCACCCTGGTGCTGGGCATCGTGGTCGACGACGCGATCATCGTCGGCGAGAACATCTACCGGCACCAGGAGGAGCACGGCAAGGGACTGCGAGGCAGCATCGAGGGCGCCAGGGAAATCGCCAAGCCGGTCATCTTCGCGGTCCTCACCACGGTGGCCGCGTTCATGCCGATGATGTTCGTCCCCGGCATGATGGGCAAGGTCTTCCGCGTCATTCCGTTCGTCGTGATCCCGTGCCTGCTCTTCTCGCTGCTCGAGTCGCTCGGCATTCTGCCCGCCCACCTGTCGCACATCCCCCGGCGCGGCCGGGCCGGTCCGTGGCGCCGCTTCCAGAGCCTCTTCTCCAACGGCCTGAAGCTGTTCGTCAGCAAGGTCTACACGCCGGTTCTCGAGACCGCCCTGCAGTGGCGGTACGTGACCGTAGCGGTTGGTCTCTCCACTCTCATCCTGACCGGCGGCCTGGTGCTCGGGGGCCTCCTCAACTTCCAGTTCTTCCCGTCCATCGAAACCGATTTCATGACGGCAAGGGTGACGTTGCCGCAGGGCACTCCCGTCGAGGTAACAAACCGCGCCGTCGCCAGGCTCGAGGAGAGCGCCGCTCGAGTGCGTACCCAACTGCAGCAGGAGACGGGTATCGACTACGTCCGCCACGTGTCGGCCACGATTGGCGATCAGCCGCTGGTCGGGGCCGGCGATGTTCCGACCGGCCCGACCGAGAGCCTCGCCGGCTCCAACGTGGGCGAGGTGACGGTCGAGCTGTTGCCGGCGGAGACGCGTACCTTCACGAGCGAGCAACTCGGCAACCTCTGGCGGGACGCCACCGGCCCGATTCCGGAGGCGGTCGAGGTCAACTATTCCATGTCGATCATGGACCCCGGCGACGACGTGGACGTACAGCTTGCCGGGTCGGACATCGACCAGTTGCGGGCCGCCGCCGACGCGGTCAAGGCGCGCCTGGCCGAGTACGCCGGCCTCTACGAGATCTCGGATTCCTTCCGCGCCGGCAAGGAGGAGATGCAGCTCGGGATCAAGCCGGCGGCCGAGACGCTCGGCCTCACCCTGCAGGATCTCGGCCGCCAGGTCCGTCAGGCCTTCTACGGCGAGGAAGCCCAGCGCATCCAGCGCGGGCGCGACGACATCCGCGTGATGGTGCGGTACCCCCAGGACGATCGCCGGTCCCTCGGCAACCTGGAAGACATGCGCATCCGCACCCCGAACGGCGGCGAGGTGCCCTTCAGCCAGGTCGCGGAGGTGCAACCGGGACGGGGCTTCGCGTCGATCAAGCGCATCGACCGGAATCGGGCCGTCAACGTGACCGCCACGATCGACCCGGCCACGACGTCGGCCGCCGCCGTCATCGCAGACTTGGAGAGCCGCGTCCTGCCGGAGGTCCTGGCCGGTTACCCGGGAGTGTTCTACACGTTCGAGGGCGCCCAGGCGGAGCAGACGGAGACGGTCGGGGGCCTGCAACGCGGGTTCATCCTCGCCGTGCTGATGATCTTCGCCCTCCTCGCGATCCCCCTGCGCTCGTACGTGCAGCCGCTCATCATCATGGCCGCCATCCCGTTTGGTCTCGTGGGCGCCATCTGGGGACACATCGTCATGGGACTCGACGTGACGATGATGTCGATGTTCGGACTCGTGGCCCTGACCGGCGTGGTCGTCAACGACAGCCTCGTCATGGTCGACTTCATCAACCGCGCACGGAGCGTGCACACCGACGTCGGCCGCCGTGTTCGCGCCGCAGGCGGCAACCAGCCGGACCGCCACGAGTTCGAGTCCAGCGGGCTGCAGCTCGCGATCCGCGAGGCGGGCAGCAACCGGTTCCGGCCCATTCTGCTCACGTCCCTGACGACGTTCTTCGGGCTGGCCCCGCTGATGATGGAGCGTAGCGTGCAGGCGGCGTTCCTGGTGCCGATGGCGGTGTCGCTCGCCTTCGGAGTGCTGTTCGCCACGTTCATCACGCTGATTCTGGTGCCGGTCGCGTACCTGATCCTGGATGATCTGCAGCGGTTACTACGTCGGGTATTTAGATCGCGGGAACCGGTCGAGCCGCTGCCGTCGTCGACGGCGGTTCCCCAGGGCGCGGGCGGCTCGACCTAG
- a CDS encoding ABC transporter permease, giving the protein MTVFRFIAAEAWYEFRSACRGPLIPMLFAGLIAYVLIVILNADYLREWGATDVARNSPQIVYLMLSGQPLWLVFVWAWIFGQAVVRDRTASLQEIVLSAPVSLPALLVGRYLGALTLACLLSFGGVIGFLLVPFLGAIGIIPPDAAGPQPWFTIGHTFVIFTLPAAVGLGALLLYAAIRTRSVAGPFAVASGLMLVWMVGMVIVRGGEANAGLATLLDASGFAEVEEQTELWTPSEKRTGVLELTPPLLANRVIWTVPPLLLLGFTLRRVGREQLTLERAPAAPANGSSDEHETEPAHTTPVPGAPERPSWPRVTWNEMVWHLSLSFRGWGTLLALGMATIMGVGGSFVHVVLHADGPLVPRPDLLQPLLAELYYLMIVFMVAAFVGIMARRDDRAGYGEIVDAAPAPLGCRVAGRAFSAALVTMAFALTPTISVWIVPALSAPEAFSLLDPLIYFGLVFAPSLLELCAAVLVAHALIRHAGTAHAAGVFCAFMVVVSDELRVVSYPPAQIGIPAHVALAEFTAWAPWLGYVLASGAFKAALVVAAAGLAWLAWPRGAALTVPLRWRAGLGRAIGGAGALTAAGIVAAVGTHGVLYEQLVTAGGYQSAAAETADDAAWESRWWAQAAPFATTGGEVGIAVDPAARLATTHWRLDGVRSASGALHGSLPHGAGDPRATVDGREAPVTVAFDHFSLPLGDCGGEGCTIELEVTVDGDGWSAEGEIPWLHPAGVWLRAIDVLPTLGHDPDRLLRAPRERRDHGLAEVVPDAPAAALAPAAGVAPDGDWRWTVDFAGGGEAGTRTAADGRIRGPLDFAVAWWPDAPEETRRDGIAALHGPSRARDADGVLADVVEMQVCVAEVLSAAPRVATVLQAPRERGATALHGDLLWLPEDAGWDIAGEGFGRWNRRATIASAIAEAYVTTASGLRKEQGAEWLRLGVSGWVGMECVRRRDGADAWLALQTRVSDQTVAAFGALDAPAVSVALAGAADWLQRYAPLATAGWAETLGPPQAGEAVNAVVVAVSGGQPLAGALADAAGADVAAQLLGPPASSDILVDRTARALDIGGSRWRWRQGGWEPLEVPIHVTQRFEDESGSRRVGPVPATVDPGEPFTLLDAWPSFERTPADNVWRGDEDD; this is encoded by the coding sequence GTGACGGTGTTCCGCTTCATCGCGGCGGAAGCATGGTACGAGTTCCGCTCCGCCTGCCGCGGTCCGCTCATCCCGATGCTCTTCGCGGGCCTGATCGCCTACGTGTTGATCGTGATCCTGAACGCGGACTACCTGCGCGAATGGGGCGCCACCGACGTGGCGCGAAACAGCCCGCAAATCGTCTACCTGATGCTCTCGGGGCAACCCCTCTGGCTCGTGTTCGTATGGGCGTGGATCTTCGGGCAGGCCGTGGTCCGCGACCGGACGGCAAGTCTTCAGGAAATCGTCCTGTCGGCTCCCGTCTCGCTGCCGGCGCTACTCGTCGGCCGCTACCTCGGCGCGCTGACCCTTGCCTGCCTGTTGTCCTTCGGGGGAGTGATCGGGTTCCTGCTGGTCCCATTCCTCGGCGCCATAGGCATCATCCCCCCCGACGCCGCAGGACCCCAGCCGTGGTTCACGATTGGCCACACGTTCGTGATCTTCACCCTGCCGGCCGCCGTCGGTCTCGGCGCGCTCCTCCTGTACGCGGCGATCCGGACGCGCAGTGTCGCCGGCCCGTTCGCCGTCGCGTCGGGGTTGATGCTGGTGTGGATGGTGGGGATGGTGATCGTTCGCGGCGGCGAGGCGAACGCCGGGCTGGCGACGCTCCTGGATGCGTCCGGGTTCGCCGAGGTGGAAGAGCAGACCGAGCTGTGGACGCCGAGCGAGAAGCGGACCGGCGTCCTCGAGCTGACGCCGCCGTTGCTCGCCAACCGCGTGATCTGGACGGTGCCGCCGTTGCTGCTGCTGGGGTTCACGCTCCGGCGGGTCGGCCGTGAACAACTGACGCTGGAGCGGGCGCCGGCGGCGCCGGCGAACGGTTCGTCCGACGAACACGAAACGGAGCCCGCCCATACCACCCCTGTACCCGGCGCCCCCGAGCGCCCCTCCTGGCCGCGGGTGACGTGGAACGAGATGGTCTGGCATCTCTCGCTGTCGTTCCGCGGATGGGGCACCCTCCTCGCGCTGGGCATGGCGACGATCATGGGCGTTGGTGGCTCGTTCGTCCACGTCGTCCTGCACGCCGACGGCCCGCTCGTACCACGCCCGGACCTCCTTCAGCCCCTGCTGGCGGAGTTGTACTACCTGATGATCGTCTTCATGGTGGCCGCCTTCGTCGGCATCATGGCGCGCCGGGACGATCGCGCCGGCTACGGCGAGATCGTCGATGCCGCGCCCGCGCCGCTCGGCTGCCGGGTGGCGGGCAGAGCGTTCTCGGCTGCCCTGGTCACGATGGCCTTCGCCCTGACCCCGACCATCTCCGTGTGGATCGTCCCGGCGCTCTCGGCCCCCGAGGCCTTCAGCTTGCTCGACCCGCTCATCTACTTCGGCCTCGTGTTCGCGCCTTCCCTGCTGGAGCTCTGCGCAGCCGTGCTCGTGGCGCACGCGCTGATTCGCCATGCCGGAACGGCGCACGCCGCCGGCGTCTTCTGCGCGTTCATGGTGGTCGTCAGCGACGAGTTGAGGGTGGTCTCCTACCCGCCGGCACAGATTGGCATCCCGGCGCACGTCGCCCTGGCGGAGTTCACGGCGTGGGCGCCGTGGCTCGGCTACGTGCTGGCCTCCGGCGCCTTCAAGGCGGCGCTGGTCGTCGCGGCGGCGGGCCTCGCGTGGCTCGCCTGGCCTCGCGGCGCCGCGCTCACCGTGCCGCTCCGCTGGCGGGCCGGCCTGGGTCGGGCGATCGGCGGAGCGGGCGCGCTCACCGCGGCCGGCATCGTGGCGGCAGTCGGTACGCACGGCGTGCTGTACGAGCAGCTCGTCACCGCCGGCGGCTACCAGTCGGCCGCGGCCGAAACGGCGGACGACGCGGCATGGGAGTCGCGCTGGTGGGCGCAGGCCGCGCCCTTCGCGACGACCGGGGGCGAAGTGGGCATCGCGGTCGACCCGGCCGCCCGGCTGGCCACCACCCACTGGCGGCTCGATGGCGTGCGCTCCGCCTCGGGCGCGCTGCACGGGTCGCTGCCGCACGGCGCCGGCGACCCGCGCGCCACCGTCGATGGCCGGGAGGCGCCCGTCACCGTCGCCTTCGACCACTTCTCGCTGCCGCTCGGCGACTGCGGCGGAGAGGGCTGCACGATCGAGCTGGAAGTGACGGTCGACGGTGACGGGTGGTCGGCAGAAGGAGAGATTCCCTGGCTGCACCCGGCGGGCGTCTGGTTGCGCGCGATCGACGTGCTCCCGACGCTTGGCCACGACCCTGATCGACTGCTCCGCGCGCCCCGGGAACGCCGCGATCACGGTCTGGCGGAAGTGGTTCCGGACGCCCCGGCGGCGGCGCTGGCGCCGGCGGCGGGCGTGGCGCCGGACGGCGACTGGCGCTGGACGGTGGACTTCGCGGGCGGTGGCGAAGCAGGCACGCGGACCGCCGCCGACGGACGCATCCGCGGACCGCTCGACTTCGCCGTCGCCTGGTGGCCGGACGCACCGGAAGAGACGCGCCGCGACGGGATCGCCGCCCTCCACGGACCCTCGCGTGCGCGCGATGCGGACGGCGTCCTCGCCGACGTGGTGGAGATGCAGGTCTGCGTGGCAGAGGTGTTGAGCGCCGCGCCCCGCGTCGCCACGGTGCTGCAGGCGCCCCGCGAGCGCGGTGCGACCGCGCTCCACGGCGACCTGCTGTGGCTGCCGGAAGACGCCGGCTGGGACATCGCCGGTGAGGGTTTCGGCCGGTGGAACCGGCGCGCGACCATCGCCAGCGCCATCGCCGAGGCTTACGTCACGACCGCGTCAGGCCTGCGCAAGGAGCAGGGAGCGGAGTGGCTGCGGCTGGGCGTCTCCGGCTGGGTGGGAATGGAGTGCGTCCGGCGGCGGGACGGCGCCGACGCCTGGCTGGCGCTGCAGACGCGCGTCAGTGACCAGACCGTCGCAGCCTTCGGCGCCCTGGATGCCCCCGCCGTCAGCGTCGCCCTGGCGGGCGCCGCGGACTGGCTGCAACGCTACGCGCCGCTGGCCACCGCGGGTTGGGCCGAGACGCTCGGGCCACCACAAGCCGGCGAGGCGGTCAACGCGGTGGTCGTCGCCGTGAGTGGTGGCCAGCCGCTCGCCGGCGCACTAGCGGATGCGGCGGGTGCGGACGTCGCCGCGCAGTTGCTGGGACCGCCGGCCTCGTCCGACATCCTGGTCGATCGGACGGCGCGTGCCCTGGACATCGGCGGAAGCCGGTGGCGATGGCGCCAGGGCGGGTGGGAGCCGCTGGAGGTCCCGATCCACGTGACGCAGCGCTTCGAAGACGAGAGCGGCAGCCGGCGCGTAGGTCCGGTTCCGGCTACCGTCGACCCCGGCGAACCGTTCACGCTGCTCGACGCCTGGCCATCGTTCGAGCGCACCCCGGCCGACAACGTCTGGCGCGGCGATGAGGACGACTGA